In the Pseudomonas sp. DTU_2021_1001937_2_SI_NGA_ILE_001 genome, one interval contains:
- a CDS encoding type I secretion system permease/ATPase, producing MNDAVIPPPPGAGRRDVPADYGQWLEAILLVARHYRMDVSEHSVRLAGQAPERDIDDLVRQMARQAGLTIKFESPGSAGLSRWRTPVVIELDDGQVGVLQSLDDQQAGVALAGDQGLQQRIPLAELQARVIRLAILRPARPLSDVRTDDYVQPYDEHWFRRIVLRDLRPYGHVMLASLVANLLAMAGVLFSMQVYDRVIPAESLPTLYVLFGGVLLAVLFDFTMRIMRLRITDLLGKRADLRVSDLVYGHALRLRNSVRPKSTGSFIAQLRELEQVRDLITSSTATALADLPFFLLFLLVFWMIGGALVVIPLVALVLMLAPGLLYQRRLARLANANMRESALRNAMLVESIQGLDDIKALQAELRFQEQWNRYNASTADTSLRLRTLTNGLVTWTQTVQSAVFAVVILFGAPMVIAGDLTTGTLVAASMLASRMMAPMAQLNQVLTRWQQAKVALKGLNNLMQQPVDHPQGSQRVHLPAIRGDYHFKGVTLRYSPEAAEALLIDELRIRPGEHIAVLGRNGAGKSTLLQALGGTMDLARGDMTLDGIALGHIDPADLRRDVGLLQQHARLFHGTLRDNLMLGAGRASDQELLAALSISGALEFIRRLPRGLDHLILEGGLGLSGGQRQSLLLARLLLRQPQVLLLDEPTAALDDVTEKRLLDELLRWSDGRTLVMATHRLSVLQRMSRIIVLDNGRVVIDAPRETALAQLRQGAGDPS from the coding sequence AGCCGGGCGGCGCGACGTACCAGCGGACTACGGCCAGTGGCTGGAGGCCATTCTGTTGGTTGCCCGCCATTACCGCATGGACGTCTCTGAACACAGTGTGCGCCTGGCCGGCCAGGCACCGGAGCGCGATATCGACGATCTGGTGCGGCAGATGGCCCGCCAGGCTGGCCTGACCATCAAGTTCGAAAGCCCGGGCAGCGCCGGGTTGAGTCGCTGGCGCACTCCGGTGGTGATCGAACTGGACGACGGCCAGGTCGGTGTGCTGCAAAGCCTGGACGATCAACAGGCCGGGGTGGCGCTGGCGGGCGACCAGGGTCTGCAGCAACGCATTCCCCTGGCCGAGCTGCAGGCAAGAGTCATACGCCTGGCAATCCTGCGCCCGGCCCGGCCCTTGTCCGACGTGCGCACCGACGACTACGTGCAGCCGTATGACGAACATTGGTTCCGGCGCATCGTCCTGCGTGACCTGCGCCCCTACGGCCATGTGATGCTGGCGTCGCTGGTGGCCAACCTGTTGGCCATGGCCGGCGTGCTGTTCTCCATGCAGGTCTACGATCGGGTGATCCCGGCCGAGTCGCTGCCGACTCTGTACGTGCTGTTCGGCGGCGTGCTGCTGGCGGTGCTCTTCGACTTCACGATGCGCATCATGCGCCTGCGCATCACTGACCTGCTGGGCAAGCGCGCCGACTTGCGCGTTTCCGATCTGGTCTATGGCCACGCGCTGCGCCTGCGCAATTCGGTACGGCCCAAGTCCACCGGCTCGTTCATCGCCCAATTGCGCGAGCTTGAACAGGTCCGCGACCTGATCACGTCCAGCACCGCCACGGCGCTGGCCGACCTGCCGTTCTTTCTGCTGTTCCTGCTGGTGTTCTGGATGATCGGCGGCGCCCTGGTGGTGATTCCACTGGTGGCGCTGGTGCTGATGCTCGCCCCCGGCCTGCTCTATCAGCGCCGTCTGGCGCGCCTGGCCAACGCCAACATGCGTGAATCGGCGCTGCGCAACGCGATGCTGGTAGAGAGCATCCAGGGTCTGGACGACATCAAGGCGCTGCAGGCCGAGCTGCGCTTTCAAGAGCAGTGGAACCGCTACAACGCCAGCACGGCAGACACCAGCCTGCGCCTGCGTACGCTGACCAACGGCCTGGTGACCTGGACCCAGACCGTACAGAGCGCCGTGTTCGCGGTGGTGATCCTGTTCGGCGCGCCGATGGTCATTGCGGGTGACCTCACCACCGGTACGCTGGTCGCGGCCTCGATGCTGGCTTCGCGGATGATGGCGCCGATGGCGCAGCTTAACCAGGTGCTGACCCGCTGGCAGCAGGCCAAGGTCGCCCTCAAGGGCCTGAACAACCTGATGCAGCAGCCGGTGGATCACCCGCAGGGCAGCCAGCGTGTGCACCTGCCGGCCATTCGCGGCGACTACCACTTCAAGGGCGTGACCCTGCGCTACAGCCCGGAGGCCGCTGAGGCGCTGCTGATCGACGAGCTGCGCATCCGTCCCGGCGAACACATCGCCGTGCTGGGCCGCAACGGAGCCGGCAAGTCGACCCTGTTGCAGGCCCTGGGCGGCACCATGGACCTGGCCCGTGGCGACATGACCCTGGACGGCATCGCCCTGGGCCATATCGACCCGGCCGACCTGCGCCGCGACGTAGGCCTGCTGCAACAGCACGCACGGTTGTTCCATGGCACCTTGCGCGACAACCTGATGCTCGGTGCCGGACGCGCCAGCGACCAGGAGCTGTTGGCGGCACTGTCGATCAGTGGCGCGCTGGAATTCATCCGCCGTCTGCCGCGAGGCCTGGACCACCTGATTCTGGAAGGCGGCCTGGGGCTGTCCGGCGGCCAGCGCCAGAGCCTATTGCTGGCGCGCCTGCTGCTGCGCCAGCCGCAGGTGCTGCTGCTCGACGAACCGACGGCAGCGCTGGACGACGTGACGGAAAAGCGCCTGCTCGACGAACTGCTGCGCTGGAGCGATGGCCGCACCCTGGTCATGGCCACCCACCGCCTGAGTGTGCTGCAACGCATGAGCCGCATCATCGTGCTGGACAACGGGCGCGTGGTCATCGATGCCCCACGTGAAACCGCCCTGGCGCAGCTGCGCCAGGGCGCGGGAGACCCATCATGA